A single Nostoc sp. PCC 7107 DNA region contains:
- a CDS encoding PqqD family peptide modification chaperone has protein sequence MLTKLSSSENLSVVASREQICSELQGEVVILDIKSGAYYGLNQVGASIWNFIQSPKTIQEIQDAILAEYEVAAEVCKLDISALLEDLAAKGLIEIKNEVSA, from the coding sequence ATGCTGACAAAATTAAGTTCATCTGAAAACCTTAGTGTAGTAGCCTCAAGAGAACAAATTTGTTCAGAATTACAAGGAGAAGTGGTTATCCTTGATATTAAATCTGGTGCTTACTATGGACTGAATCAAGTAGGGGCTAGTATATGGAATTTCATTCAGTCACCCAAGACTATCCAAGAAATTCAAGATGCCATCTTAGCAGAATATGAAGTAGCAGCAGAGGTATGTAAACTTGATATTTCGGCTTTGCTAGAAGACTTAGCAGCGAAAGGATTGATCGAAATTAAGAATGAAGTATCTGCTTAA
- the lipA gene encoding lipoyl synthase: MTVNQKPDWLRVKAPQWERVGNVKEILRDLALNTVCEEASCPNIGECFNAGTATFLIMGPACTRACPYCDIDFEKKPKPLDPTEPARLAEAVRRMRLNHVVITSVNRDDLPDGGASQFVECITAVRSVSPHTTIEVLIPDLCGNWNALEIILQASPEVLNHNTETVPRLYRRVRPQGKYDRTLELLQRSRQIAPWVYTKSGIMVGLGETDSEIRQVMQDLRAVDCDILTIGQYLQPSQKHLQVDAFITPEQFAAWQAFGEELGFLQVVSSPLTRSSYHAEQVRKLMQRYPRPVLINQ, from the coding sequence GTGACTGTTAACCAAAAGCCAGACTGGTTGCGAGTAAAAGCGCCTCAATGGGAGCGCGTCGGTAACGTTAAAGAAATTTTGCGGGATTTAGCACTCAATACGGTTTGTGAGGAAGCGTCCTGTCCGAATATTGGTGAGTGCTTCAATGCAGGTACTGCCACTTTTTTGATTATGGGGCCAGCTTGTACCCGTGCTTGTCCTTACTGTGATATTGATTTTGAGAAAAAGCCGAAACCTTTAGACCCTACAGAACCAGCTAGATTAGCAGAAGCAGTTCGCCGTATGAGGCTGAATCATGTCGTAATTACTTCTGTCAACCGAGATGATTTACCAGATGGCGGCGCTTCCCAGTTTGTGGAGTGCATTACAGCGGTGCGTAGTGTCTCACCTCACACCACAATTGAGGTATTAATTCCTGACTTATGTGGTAACTGGAATGCTTTGGAGATAATTCTACAAGCTAGTCCAGAGGTACTCAACCATAATACAGAAACAGTTCCTCGCCTTTATCGTCGGGTACGTCCCCAAGGAAAGTACGATCGCACTCTTGAATTATTGCAGCGATCGCGGCAAATTGCACCTTGGGTATATACTAAATCTGGCATCATGGTGGGCTTGGGCGAAACCGATAGCGAAATCCGCCAAGTCATGCAAGACTTACGCGCCGTCGATTGTGACATTTTGACAATTGGGCAATATCTCCAGCCCAGTCAAAAACATTTGCAAGTCGATGCGTTTATTACCCCAGAACAATTTGCTGCTTGGCAAGCATTTGGTGAAGAACTAGGATTTTTACAAGTAGTGTCTTCTCCCTTAACCAGAAGTTCATATCATGCTGAACAAGTCAGGAAATTAATGCAACGTTATCCCAGACCAGTGCTGATAAATCAGTGA
- a CDS encoding NAD(P)H-dependent glycerol-3-phosphate dehydrogenase gives MQEITIAILGAGAWGTALANLAAANGHSVRLWSRQGTKTLEAVIQDAHIVLSAISMKGVRIVASQVQSYLLSPETIFVTATKGLDPQSSATPTQIWQAAFPHHAVVVLSGPNLSAEIQQSLPAATVVASNNITAAERVQLIFSAPRFRVYTNPDPLGVELGGTLKNVIAIAAGVCDGLQLGTNAKAALVTRGLTEMVRIGNFLGAKTETFYGLSGLGDLLATCNSPLSRNYQVGYQMACGQSLTNILANLPGTAEGVNTCQVLMQLAQKQNIYMPITEQVYRLLQGEVTPQQALDELMLRDIKPEYH, from the coding sequence GTGCAAGAAATTACTATTGCAATTTTGGGTGCAGGCGCTTGGGGTACAGCTTTAGCAAATCTAGCAGCGGCCAATGGTCATAGTGTTAGACTGTGGTCGCGTCAAGGAACAAAAACACTTGAAGCCGTTATCCAAGATGCTCACATAGTGCTATCTGCTATTTCTATGAAAGGGGTAAGAATTGTAGCTTCGCAAGTACAATCTTACCTCCTTTCACCAGAGACAATTTTTGTCACAGCCACCAAAGGGTTAGATCCACAAAGCAGCGCTACGCCGACTCAAATTTGGCAAGCTGCATTTCCTCATCATGCAGTAGTTGTATTATCTGGCCCAAATTTATCAGCAGAAATTCAACAATCATTACCAGCTGCTACTGTCGTGGCCAGCAATAACATCACTGCGGCGGAAAGAGTGCAGTTAATATTTTCTGCACCGCGTTTCCGCGTTTATACCAATCCCGATCCTCTAGGTGTGGAATTAGGAGGAACACTGAAGAATGTGATAGCGATCGCAGCTGGTGTATGTGATGGCTTACAATTGGGAACCAACGCCAAAGCAGCTTTAGTTACCCGTGGACTTACAGAGATGGTTCGCATCGGTAATTTTTTAGGTGCGAAGACGGAAACTTTTTATGGTTTGTCAGGTCTGGGAGATTTGTTAGCTACTTGCAATAGTCCTTTAAGTCGTAACTACCAAGTCGGCTATCAAATGGCTTGTGGTCAAAGCCTGACAAATATTCTGGCTAATTTGCCAGGTACAGCTGAGGGAGTCAATACTTGCCAAGTTTTGATGCAATTAGCCCAGAAACAAAATATCTATATGCCCATCACTGAACAAGTTTATCGGTTACTTCAGGGTGAAGTTACCCCTCAACAAGCACTTGATGAACTGATGCTACGCGACATCAAGCCAGAGTATCACTGA
- the sigC gene encoding RNA polymerase sigma factor SigC — protein sequence MPATSFYPDAAYNSQKSRQVLDPDITVDDGDLSVEDLQDLEIVSVDPASFGANNNRRSTDLVRLYLQEIGRVRLLGRDEEVSEAQKVQRYLRMRTVLANAAKQGDAVVSPYLRLIEVQERLASELGHRPSLERWAATAGVQLSDLKPTLSEGKRRWAEIAKITVEELEQIQSQGLQSKEHMIKANLRLVVSVAKKYQNRGLELLDLVQEGTLGLERAVEKFDPTKGYRFSTYAYWWIRQGITRAIATSSRTIRLPVHITEKLNKIKKAQRKIAQEKGRTPTLEDLAIELEMTPSQVREVLLRVPRSVSLETKVGKDKDTELGELLETDSVTPEEMLMRESLQRDLQNLLADLTTRERDVILMRFGLADGHPYSLAEIGRALDLSRERVRQIESKALQKLRQPKRRNLIRDYLESLS from the coding sequence ATGCCAGCAACATCTTTTTACCCGGATGCCGCCTACAATTCCCAAAAGTCCCGCCAGGTTTTAGACCCAGATATCACTGTTGACGACGGGGATTTGTCGGTCGAAGATCTCCAAGATTTGGAGATCGTTTCTGTTGACCCTGCTAGTTTTGGCGCAAATAATAACCGCCGCAGCACAGACCTGGTACGTCTATACCTCCAGGAAATTGGACGAGTCCGGTTGTTGGGGCGTGATGAAGAAGTTTCAGAAGCTCAAAAAGTTCAGCGTTACCTACGGATGCGGACAGTACTTGCTAATGCCGCCAAGCAAGGTGATGCCGTAGTTTCGCCCTATCTACGATTAATTGAAGTTCAAGAACGTTTAGCATCTGAACTCGGCCACCGTCCATCTTTAGAAAGATGGGCTGCTACTGCTGGCGTACAGTTGTCTGATCTCAAGCCAACTTTGTCAGAAGGCAAACGCCGTTGGGCTGAAATTGCCAAGATTACAGTAGAAGAATTGGAGCAAATTCAGTCTCAAGGACTGCAATCTAAAGAACACATGATCAAGGCGAACCTGCGTCTTGTGGTTTCTGTTGCGAAGAAATACCAAAATCGTGGTTTGGAATTATTGGATTTAGTTCAAGAAGGGACTCTTGGTTTAGAAAGAGCCGTAGAAAAATTTGATCCAACTAAAGGCTATCGCTTTAGTACTTATGCTTACTGGTGGATTCGCCAAGGGATTACAAGAGCGATCGCTACTTCTAGTCGCACTATTCGCCTCCCGGTTCATATTACAGAAAAATTAAACAAAATTAAAAAAGCGCAACGTAAAATTGCTCAAGAAAAAGGTCGGACTCCTACCTTAGAAGACTTGGCAATTGAATTAGAAATGACCCCATCTCAAGTCAGAGAAGTGTTACTCCGAGTTCCTCGTTCTGTTTCTTTAGAAACCAAAGTGGGTAAAGACAAAGATACAGAGTTAGGAGAATTGCTGGAAACCGATAGCGTGACTCCAGAAGAAATGTTAATGCGAGAATCTTTACAAAGAGACTTGCAAAATTTATTAGCTGATTTAACTACCCGCGAACGAGATGTAATTTTGATGCGGTTTGGTTTAGCTGATGGTCATCCTTATTCTTTAGCCGAAATTGGCCGCGCCCTTGATTTATCACGGGAACGGGTACGCCAAATTGAATCGAAAGCTTTGCAAAAACTCCGCCAACCCAAGCGCCGTAACTTGATCCGTGACTATTTAGAGTCTCTGAGTTAG
- a CDS encoding Fur family transcriptional regulator — translation MTVYTTTSLKAELNERGWRLTPQREVILHIFQELPQGEHLSAEDLYHRLETDGEGISLSTIYRTLKLMARMGILRELELGEGHKHYEINQPYPHHHHHLICVRCNSTIEFKNDSILKIGAKTAQKEGFHLLDCQMTIHAVCPKCQRALMPL, via the coding sequence ATGACAGTCTACACAACTACTTCACTCAAAGCAGAATTAAATGAAAGAGGCTGGCGTTTAACGCCCCAGCGCGAAGTAATTCTACACATTTTTCAAGAACTTCCGCAAGGTGAACACCTCAGTGCGGAGGATCTGTATCATCGCTTGGAAACCGATGGTGAAGGCATCAGCCTCTCAACTATCTATCGGACTTTGAAGCTGATGGCACGGATGGGAATTTTACGGGAATTAGAACTAGGGGAAGGCCACAAACATTACGAAATTAACCAGCCTTACCCCCATCATCACCATCATTTAATCTGTGTGCGGTGCAACAGCACCATTGAGTTTAAAAACGATTCAATTTTAAAAATTGGTGCAAAAACTGCTCAAAAAGAAGGATTTCATCTGCTCGACTGTCAAATGACAATTCATGCAGTATGCCCCAAATGCCAACGGGCATTAATGCCGCTGTAG
- a CDS encoding peptidoglycan-binding protein, whose protein sequence is MDNLAYLHLAFAYEDCESSDLVLLSDLLDKASAPDWRKLSGKAWKYMLPLALTLSILSSVNSVLALERGDQGPSVRNLQQKLQQAGFYQAQITQVYDFPTEEAVRRFQKAAGLPIDGVMGASTLQKLDNWRKSSASSQAKKPTVVRTSQTTTVATASTPAKTTRVAATSTSTRTTATQATKRSSSQYLMKGDEGEEVRILQERLRVAGYYYGNSTGIFGPITEESVKRFQDAYKLDVDGIVGPATLSKLPGRGVGYGEDTPPKRAADRDNLRMGDRGEAVRVVQEQLIKAGYLQGEPNGYFGSYTSDAVRRFQADNYLAASGIAGPTTRARLYSKVNNAPKSDFSVLEIQRRLRDKGFYKGKLNGVMADDTKKAIKQAQEFYGVSLSDIRSGRF, encoded by the coding sequence ATGGACAATCTTGCATATTTGCACCTAGCATTTGCCTATGAAGACTGTGAATCCAGTGACTTGGTGTTGCTGAGTGATTTGTTAGACAAAGCCTCAGCACCAGACTGGAGGAAACTTTCTGGTAAAGCTTGGAAGTATATGTTACCTCTGGCGCTTACCTTGTCTATTCTCAGTAGTGTCAATAGTGTCTTGGCTCTAGAAAGAGGAGATCAAGGGCCTTCTGTCAGAAATCTGCAACAAAAGCTGCAACAAGCAGGCTTTTATCAAGCACAAATCACCCAAGTTTATGACTTTCCCACCGAAGAAGCTGTTAGACGCTTCCAAAAAGCGGCGGGTTTACCAATTGATGGGGTGATGGGAGCCAGCACCCTGCAAAAATTAGATAACTGGCGTAAATCATCAGCAAGTAGCCAAGCAAAAAAACCAACAGTTGTGCGGACATCTCAAACAACTACAGTGGCGACTGCTAGTACACCCGCCAAAACAACTAGAGTTGCGGCTACTAGTACATCAACCAGAACAACTGCAACCCAAGCTACCAAGCGCAGCAGTTCTCAATACCTCATGAAAGGTGATGAAGGGGAAGAAGTCAGGATTTTGCAAGAACGCTTACGGGTAGCAGGTTATTACTACGGGAATTCTACAGGGATCTTTGGCCCAATTACAGAAGAATCTGTGAAGCGTTTCCAAGATGCTTATAAGTTAGACGTTGATGGGATTGTTGGCCCGGCAACTCTCAGCAAACTGCCAGGAAGAGGTGTAGGTTATGGTGAAGATACTCCGCCAAAACGAGCAGCTGATCGAGATAATCTTCGTATGGGCGATCGCGGTGAAGCTGTCAGAGTTGTGCAAGAACAATTAATTAAAGCTGGATATTTACAGGGGGAACCAAATGGTTACTTTGGTTCTTATACCTCAGATGCGGTACGTCGCTTCCAAGCCGATAATTACTTGGCCGCCAGTGGAATTGCTGGCCCCACCACCAGAGCTAGGCTATATAGCAAGGTGAACAATGCGCCGAAGAGTGACTTTAGTGTTTTAGAAATTCAACGACGACTGCGAGACAAGGGCTTTTATAAAGGTAAGCTCAACGGTGTCATGGCCGATGATACAAAAAAAGCAATTAAGCAAGCTCAGGAATTTTACGGTGTCAGTCTCAGTGATATTAGAAGCGGACGCTTTTAA